The Brevibacillus choshinensis genome includes the window AACTTTCGCATTCTCTTGTGGATTTGCCCGACATCCGTCAGGGCTTTTTTTATTGTCTTAAAAAGGGTATAGTCCTCCATAGAGGGGTCTTTGATTATTGAATATCATCCATGCACTTACGAATCATAATTACTTACAAAATGATTTGGTATCCTGTACAATGACAACAGAGACAGGAAGGGAGATTTACCTATGATTATTGAAGTATTTCAAGATACGGTTTGCCCATGGTGCCGAATTGGAAAAAAGCATCTGTTTGAAGCGATCAGCCAATGGCAGGGAGAACCTGTACAAATTCACTACCGCACCTATCAGCTTGATCCTCACACGCCGAAAAGCGGCCAGCCTTTCTGGGAAACAATGGCTGCGAACAAAGGGGGAAGGGCAGCAGTCGAACAAATGGTTCAGCATGCTGCTCGTGCTGGCGAGGCAGCGGGTATCCCGTTTGATTTTGCAAAAGTAACGTCATGGCCCAATACACTCGCGTCGCATACCGTCATCAAGTGCGCTCCTGAGGAAGTAGCCACAAAAGCTGTGGATGCCCTTTACAAGGCGTATTTTGAAGACGGGAAAGACATTGGAGATACAGAGGTGCTCGTCGCGATTGCCGAGGAATTGGGCATGAATGGGGAAGAGGTTCGCAAAGCCATTGAGTCGGACGCGAAGCAAGAGGAAATCGCAGAAGATATCGCGTATGCCCGTGAATTGCAAATTACTGGTGTTCCATTTTTCGTAATCGACAACAAGCTTGCTTTGTCTGGAGCGCATCCACCTGAAAACTTCTTGAAGGCATTTCAACAAGCGCTCGAAACGAATGAATAAGTAGGTCTTTTCAAGTAGAAACCGTCATCTCCGTGACGGTTTTTTTTGTTAGGTAGCATGTCCAACATTTGCAGGTTGATGGTAGCTTTCCTCGTACTGTAGAGTAGAAATCGACAAGGCATGTTTTACTGCCAACAGCGATGATAAGTGAGGGAACGAACGATGAAAAAAACCAGTTCTTTGACCGTTAGCGTGTTAGCTTCTGTGATTTTATTCGCTACTGTAGCACCAGTCTCGGCGAATGGTTTCACGGGTTTGCCAGAACAACTGACGCCTATGGAAATGCGTGGAAAATATGTGGATAAGATGGACCTTCAGTCAAAGAACGTGTTAGGTTTTTTTTATACGACAATGGATAGGAGTACCGATGCTCGTATTCATAACATTAAGAAGGCAATGAAACGATTGAATGGGACGAAAGTAAAACCTCTCGAAGGCTTTTCATATAATAAAACAGTTGGGAATTCCAATCTCGCTGAAGAAGGCTGGCAAAAGGCTGGAGTCATAGCGAATGGACAACTGGTGGAAGGGTACGGTGGAGGCATCTGTCAAGTCTCCAGCACGTTGTTTAATGCAGTGGTAGAAGCGGGGATGACCGTGGTAGAGCGTCATACCCACAGTAAGACCGTCGGTTACGTTCCCGTTGGTATGGATGCAACGGTCGCATATGGCTATATGGATTTTCAATTTGTGAACCCGTACGACTTTGATGTGAAAATCAAAGCGAAAGTATACAATGACAACCAAGTCGTAATTGCAATCGTACGAGCATAGGAAAACCGAATAACAGATCGACAAACAGGGAAGACCCACATTTTCTAGGGGGGCTTTCCTGTTTTTTTTATCCATTTTTAAAAAATGGGACAAAAAGAGGGCATTTCTACTGGAAATGTGCCAGGGAATCATTCATAAATGTAATGGTGCAGGACCATACTGGTTGAAAAAGGGAGGTGCACCGCCATGTACGTTCAAGTGACAGGAGATCGTGACAATCTGTCCGTCATTGTGATGGGAGAGCCTCTTTCAGGGCAACTGGATGGACCTTATTTGCTGCCAGGAAGACTGGTGAAAGCACTCAAGCCAGAGGATCTGCCGCCAGATATCAGATTTAAGCTGGAAGGCTCTCTTCCATCTGGATATGGATTTTACCCAGAGGACTTAGTTGTCTTTCGGCGAGAGAAAGAGCACGGGTCTATGTGGATTACCGTGACTTCCACATACCAAGCTCAGGAGTGGGATGGTTTGTTTCCTTTGGAAGCCACGCTTTTGGCCCGCAAGCAGGTACTGGATCAACAACAAGGCTTTTTTGGAGTCGAGTATGAATCTAGCGAACAGACGTCGACGATTCGCTATGAGTTTGGCTGGGAACAAAAAGAAGCGATTGACCTGGAGGGCGCCCTAGAGGCCATTTGCGACACGGTATTTGAGGTAGAGGCGAGAGGAAATGCAAGATTGTGGCCTCGTACTGACAGACATTTTGGCGGTTCCTGAACCCTATTGCGCGTCTGACACACCATGTTATAGTAAAAAGGAAGAATAGCAGGCAGGCGATTGCGCAAAAGGAGAGAGACAATGGAACAGATCCGGAATATTTATTGTGTGGGACGAAATTACAAGCTGCATGCAGAGGAACTGGGCAATGATGTTCCTACGAAGCCGATGATCTTTGGCAAGCCCACTCACTCTTTGATCGAAGCGGTAGGAGAAGAGATCGAGCTCCCTGGCACACGGGGAGAGCTGCATTATGAAACAGAGCTGATCATTCATATTGCACGTCCTTATGAAGCGGGTGTGACCTTGGACCAAATGGTCGATAAGATTGCACTGGGCATCGATTTTACGCTACGTGACGTCCAAAGCGAGCTAAAGAAAAAAGGGCATCCTTGGTTGCTCGCAAAAGGGTTTAAAAATTCAGCAATTTTGACTTCCTTTCACCCGTTTCCAGGACTGGAAGCATGCCAGCAAACAGATTTCACCCTGTTGAAAAATGGGGAGCAGGCTCAGCGAGGGAATATTCGCAACGTCATTTTTGATCTGATGACGCTGATTCAATACATTTCGGAGCATTTTGGGCTGGAAAAGGGGGACATCATCTATACAGGGACACCAGAAGGAGTGGGTCCTGTGTCCGATGGGGATGTCTTGAGCTTTATGTGGGGAGACGATAATTGGGGAGAATTTACGGCTCGACTGCGGTGAGAAAAGGGCAAGGATGATAGAAAGAAAAAGCCAGCTTCTGCCTGATCATGACAGAAGTTGGCTTTTTTATGGTTCCAACGAGCATTTGAAAACGATTTTCAACTCTTCTGGTACATTTGCACTAAAAGACTGCAACCGTCTAGTTTTCCACTTGTTTTCCAACTAGTCCAATGATACCAAATTCGTTATTGGTAAATTTTACGGTCTTATCCTCCTGTTTCCTCCTGAGGTAATCTGTCGGTGTACCCCACGACGGGTGCCACAACATGACAAGGAGGAAAAGAAAGTGACGAAACGAGATTGGGTAATGAAGTCAACAGTAGCAGTCCTACTGAGTACGTCCCTGTTAATGGGTGGTCAAGTTGGACAAGCACAGGCCGCGACCACGAGTTATTCGCAGCAAACAAAAGAGGTATCCTCGATCGCCAAATCTCTCATGGGTAAAGCATACAAGTACAAAGCTACTGGACCGAACCAATTTGGATCGGCAGAGCTGGCTACTTATGCGTACAAACAAGTTGGCGTGAAAATTGGCAGTACCATTAGTGGTTTATACAAGACCGGAACGAAAATATCTTCCATGAGCAAAGTAGAAGCTGGAGATTTGGTGTTCTTCTCTTCTAACGGTGCCGGTAGCCCTACTTTTATGGGGATATACATAGGAAATGATCAGTACGTCTATTCTTCTGAAGGAGAAGGCAAGGTCGTTCAGAAAAACCTCTCCGACTATAGCAAGAAGTTCCTGGGTGCACGACGAGTTTTGGAAGAGTCATCAGATAATTCATCCAATTCATCCGGAAACCCATCAGCATCAGCTACTGCTAGCCAAGTCATCAAAAACGGAGAGAAGTATCTGGGAACCAAATACAAATACGGTTCGAGCAGCACTACCACCAAGTCTTTTGACTGCTCTTCTTTTACCCAACGCGTCTTTAAAGAAGCGGGCATTACTCTGCCGCGCGACTCACGTCAGCAGTCCACTGTGGGTACATCCGTATCCAAAAAGAACCTGCAAGTAGGCGATTTGATCTTCATGAAGGCGTCTGTCAACAGCTCTTCCGATCGAATCACGCACGTAGCGATCTACGCAGGGAACGGGAAAATTTTGCATACGTATGGCAGTCCAGGTGTCACCTACTCCAAGTTCGATGGCACTAACTGGGAAAAACGCGTAGTCAAAATCAAACGTGTCATCTAAATCGTTTTCATCTTGCCAATCTAGTGTCATAGGGCTCTCTTGCAAAAGCAGGAGGGCCTTTGTCCTTGTGTAATGTAAGACGCAGCCAGAGCCTAATAGTTTCGCGAAAAGCATTGCCAAATCTTTCATTGTGAAGAGGAAAAATTGCAAGAACGTCGAACTGATAATTCTGTATATCTAAAAAAAGCGGAGGTGTGTTGTGTGGAATTGAACATACCAGAGATTTATAATTTTGCTGCACAGGTAGATGAATGGGCTGTCAAATACCCTAGTAAGCGAGCCGTTTGGGAGCTAGATGAGCAAGGGAATGAACAGATCCTGACTTATGAGGAGCTGCGTCGTTACTCCAATCGAATCGCAAATGGGCTGAGCTCTATTGGAATCGAACAAGGAGACAAGGTGTTGGTCCTTGTACCTAGGGGAACCACAGCATATGGGCTGTACCTCGGTCTGTTGAAAGTCGGAGCTGTCATCATGCCTGGATCAGAGATGCTCCGGTATAAAGATATCGAGTACCGTGTCAACCATGCGAAGGCCAAGGCCGTCATCGCTTTTGACGGTATCTTGGAAGAGGTCGAGCCGACGCGTGGACAATGTGAGACACTGAAGCATTACGTTACGATTGGTGAGAGCAAGGATGGTTGGATCAGCCTGACGCATTTGCTGCAAGATCAGGATGAGGAATTCTCTTGCGCCCAAACTCGCTCAGAAGAACTAGCCTTCTTGTCCTACACTTCTGGCACAACAGGTGGTCCAAAAGGTGTCATGCACGTGCACGGTTGGCCAATCGCGCACATGGCTGTTGCGGCGGCACAGTGGTTGGATGTCAGTGAGGTCGACGCCGTTTGGGCTACAGCAGGACCAGGTTGGGCGAAGTGGATATGGAGTCCATTTGTCTCTACGCTCGGAATGGGGGCAACTGCTTTTGTCTACAAAGGGAGATTTGGAGCCGAGACTTATTTGAATATTTTGCAAAAGTATCCTGTATCTGTCCTGTGCGCAACTCCGACAGAGTACAGGCTGATGGCTAAAATAACCGATTTAGATCAATACAGGCTACAGGCTCTTCGCTCTGCTTGTTCGGCTGGAGAACCGCTCAATCGAGAAGTCATTGACACCTTCCGTCGAGTATTTGATCTGACCGTCCGTGACGGCTATGGACAAACCGAAAGCACCTTGCTCGTTGGGACTTTCGTCGGGATGGAGCCAAAGCCGGGGTCTATGGGACGTCCGTCTCCGGTTGTGCGTATCGCCATTGTGGATGAAGAGGGCATAGAGCTGCCAACCGGTAAAGTAGGCGACATCGCTATTGACCGGAATATGGTAGCGTTGTTCAAAGGGTATCTAGACGATCCAGAACGCACAGCAAAAGCATATCGGGGTGACTGGTTCGTCACTGGGGATCAAGGGCGTATGGATGAAGACGGTTACATCTGGTTTGAAGGCCGTTCGGATGACATCATTATCTCTGGCGGGTATACGATTGGACCATTCGAGGTAGAGGACGCACTGGTGAAGCATCCTGCAGTGGCTGAGTGCGCTGCAGTAGCAAGTCCTGATCCAGAGCGGGGGAATGTCGTCAAAGCCTTCGTGATCCTGAAAAAAGGTAATACACCGTCTGACGAGCTGATAGCAGAGCTGCAGGAACATGTGAAGACGTTGACGGCTCCTTACAAATACCCGCGAAAAATCGAGTTTGTCGAAGAACTGCCAAAAACTACGTCCGGTAAGATCCGCAGAATCGAACTGCGTCAAGCAGAAAAAGAGCAGCTGCGCTCTTGATCAACACCCTTACGGAAATGTAAGGTTGCTGTAAGTGGATTCGATGGGAGCATGCCTGTATTTCCCCTACAATGAGTGTCAGAAGTAAGGTAGGGGGAATGCAGCATGAATCACTTTTCAGCGTCGGCTGTTCGGAAAGCCGAACCTCTCATTGAAATCAAATCTACTGATATAGCTAAAAAAGCAAAGCGAACGTGGAAAAGACAGTTCCTGTCCTTCGTCATCCTCATGCTCGTCGCAGCTCTCTCGATACCGGTCCTGGTAGGGTGGGCGGGGAACTTGTGGATCGACCAAAAGAAGCTGGACCATGTCGAACAATTGGCATCTGGCGCTTATGTAAAGCTCGATGAGATGCCGGACTACGTGTGGCAATCCTTTGTTTCGATTGAGGATCACAGGTTCTGGAAGCATCATGGAGTCGACTTCGTGGCATTCGCTCGCGCTATTTGGACAGATGTTCAGGCAGGCTCCTACGTGCAAGGGGGCAGCACCATTACCATGCAGCTCGCGCGTAACCTTTTTTTGACGCAGGATAAGACGGTCATGCGAAAAGCAAAAGAAATCGCGATCGCTTATCAGCTAGAACAGCGTTATAGCAAAAAAGAACTGCTGGAGATTTACCTGAATGTTATTTACTTTGGTCATGGGCGCAATGGGATCGGATCTGCCTCTCAGCTGTATTTTGGGAAAGAAATGAACGGGACCGCCTCTACAGCCATCACGTTGGGAGAAGCCGCAATCCTAGCCTCCCTCCCGAAGGCACCGGAAACCTACTCACCATTGAATAATTGGCAAAAAGCAAAGCAGCGTCAAGCTGTTGTACTTGGGCGCATGGTTGAACTGGGAGTGATTACGCAAGCGCAAAAGCAGCAAGCACAGACGGACACGGTGGCAACGGAACGAACTCTGACACCCGCATCGTAATTCACGAAAACTTCTCTGACAGCAGGCAGGGAAGTTTTCTTTGTTTAGCGAAAAAGGAAGAAAGAATGAAGGAGGTTGTCTCATAGAAGAAATACGTGCAGATAGAATGCAGCGGATTGTGATCCCAACAAAAGATAAGCCAATCTGCTCAAAAAGATGCACGAATACAAAAACTACCCCACTGTTAGGGTAGTCGCATGGTTCGGGATTAAGTAGTCCGATTGACGGCCTTACTCAAAGCATCTTCCAAGACGTGTGCATACTGCATCGTCGTCTCGATTTTTGAGTGCCCAAGCTGTGCTTGCAATTGATGCGGGTCGGGATTCATGCGCAAAAATTGGGTGGCAAAGCTGTGTCGTAGCTTATGCACGGACAGGTCAGGTATCCCAAAGGCTTTGGCGTATTTTTTGACCAGCTTCTGTACGGAGCGGACCTCGATTCTGTGTCCGTTGGGATTGGCAGGAGAAATCGCGAGAAAGACGGCATCCTCCTGCGAGGCGGGGTGGTACTTGTCACGCAGCTGCAAATAGCGTCCGAGGTACTCTTTTCCCCAGTCACTGAAAAAAGGGGCATCTTCTTTTTTGCCTTTCCGGATCATTTTCAACTGGTTCTTTTCCAGTACGATGTCGGATAAATTGAGACTGACGATCTCGGATACACGAAAGCCTCCAGATAAAATCATGGCGACGATAGCAGTATCTCGATCCCGGTTTTGCATATGGTATTGTTGCTTTTTGGTCGTGTGACAGTGGGAGAGGTACCCGTTGTAAACGAAATCGACAAACTGGTAAATCTCATCATCGATCAAAATTTTTGCACGTATCGCATGAGCGCGGGCAAGTGGCGTCATCTCTGTCGTTTCTACTTCGATTTTGGCGAGTACATTGCGTGTCAGATACGATTCGCCATGTTCGTCTTCTGCAAGGGCAGCCAAATAATGAAACAACGACTTCAGACTGGATATTTTGCGGCTGATTGTCCGGTCGCTGTATTCTTTTCGAGAGCTTTTGGTTGGATTGGTCAATAAGGCTGCACGCTCGTAGAGATGCGACTCTTGTAGGTATAGGATGTAACTTTCTACGGTTTCCTTCTTGAGCTCGTTCAGATCTGACAAAGGGATATCTCGCATATCGGTTGTGGCTGTCAATCCCTCGGTCATCATCCAGCGAAAGAAAAAGGAGAAATCACGCAAGTAGCCGAGCAGCGTGGACGGCGAATTTTTTTTCGTCTTTTTATGATCGATGAATTTTTCTACGTACCATGGATAGGCACCGATGGATTGCAAAAGCTGCAGAGCGTCGCGCTGCTTGGTCACGGACATGCTAGCACCACCAATCAAGTGAAGTGTATACGAACATATATTCTAGCAGAAACAAAAGAGTCTGGGAATTGTTAATTGCTCTATGGACAACGCTTTCCTGGCAAGATATAGTAAGCATGTACATAAATCGTAATTATTACGTTTTAATAGTTTAAAGGAGGAAAGAACAAATGGCAACTTGGGATTTGACTCAAACCAAGCACCATGTCCTGCTATGTAACGGTGGGAGTTGCAATCGGAATGGTGGGGAAGAAGTGACGGTAGCGATTCGAAATGCCATCGCTGAGGCTGGATTGGATGATCGAGTTCACACTACGAGAACACGGTGTAATGGTCGGTGTGAAGATGCATGTGTCATGATCGTTTATCCAGAGGGAATCTGGTACCAGAATGTGACACCTGAAGATGCATCGAGATTGGTTGAGGAACATTTTCTAAAAGGAGAACCAGTGGCATCCATGATATCCCATCGGTTCGATCAGCAAAGCTTTGTCCGTGAAGAAAACACGATTCCAGGCATTTTAAAATCAGAAAAAATCAAGAAGTGATCATAAACCGCGCTTTAGCTGAACAGCTGGAGGGTGGTTTTTTTACGTTCTTCAGGTATTGCCCTCGTCAAGCTATTGAATGGCTAAGATGATGAGTTAAGGAGAAATTATGAGGAAAGATCACTGAAAAAGTGTTGAAAGCGCTATCTTTTGTGTCTTTGTGATATGGACAGATAGAGAATAAAGTGGTAATCTAGATGTAAATAAGGTTGATATCAAGCGATTTCATAAATTTTTATATGTCCGTATGGAGTGCACACTTGTTTTTGTGGAAATTACTTCCGAAGCGTACAGGTGTTCAGAGCCACGGCTGAATGATGGAGGGATTTGACTTGGCGAGCAAAACATTGGCAGCATTTTTACACGACAACCTGGAAGATCTGAAAAACAAGGGACTCTACAATGTGATCGATCCCTTGCAAAGTGCGAACGGACCCGTGATCACCATTTCCGGAAAAGAACTGATCAACCTTTCCTCGAATAACTACTTGGGTCTTGCTACTGACCAGCGTCTGATCGATGCAGCGGTAGCTGCTGCCCAGAAGTACGGAGTAGGGGCAGGTGCGG containing:
- the xerS gene encoding tyrosine recombinase XerS; this translates as MSVTKQRDALQLLQSIGAYPWYVEKFIDHKKTKKNSPSTLLGYLRDFSFFFRWMMTEGLTATTDMRDIPLSDLNELKKETVESYILYLQESHLYERAALLTNPTKSSRKEYSDRTISRKISSLKSLFHYLAALAEDEHGESYLTRNVLAKIEVETTEMTPLARAHAIRAKILIDDEIYQFVDFVYNGYLSHCHTTKKQQYHMQNRDRDTAIVAMILSGGFRVSEIVSLNLSDIVLEKNQLKMIRKGKKEDAPFFSDWGKEYLGRYLQLRDKYHPASQEDAVFLAISPANPNGHRIEVRSVQKLVKKYAKAFGIPDLSVHKLRHSFATQFLRMNPDPHQLQAQLGHSKIETTMQYAHVLEDALSKAVNRTT
- a CDS encoding DsbA family oxidoreductase; this translates as MIIEVFQDTVCPWCRIGKKHLFEAISQWQGEPVQIHYRTYQLDPHTPKSGQPFWETMAANKGGRAAVEQMVQHAARAGEAAGIPFDFAKVTSWPNTLASHTVIKCAPEEVATKAVDALYKAYFEDGKDIGDTEVLVAIAEELGMNGEEVRKAIESDAKQEEIAEDIAYARELQITGVPFFVIDNKLALSGAHPPENFLKAFQQALETNE
- a CDS encoding C40 family peptidase, with the protein product MTKRDWVMKSTVAVLLSTSLLMGGQVGQAQAATTSYSQQTKEVSSIAKSLMGKAYKYKATGPNQFGSAELATYAYKQVGVKIGSTISGLYKTGTKISSMSKVEAGDLVFFSSNGAGSPTFMGIYIGNDQYVYSSEGEGKVVQKNLSDYSKKFLGARRVLEESSDNSSNSSGNPSASATASQVIKNGEKYLGTKYKYGSSSTTTKSFDCSSFTQRVFKEAGITLPRDSRQQSTVGTSVSKKNLQVGDLIFMKASVNSSSDRITHVAIYAGNGKILHTYGSPGVTYSKFDGTNWEKRVVKIKRVI
- a CDS encoding VanW family protein, translated to MKKTSSLTVSVLASVILFATVAPVSANGFTGLPEQLTPMEMRGKYVDKMDLQSKNVLGFFYTTMDRSTDARIHNIKKAMKRLNGTKVKPLEGFSYNKTVGNSNLAEEGWQKAGVIANGQLVEGYGGGICQVSSTLFNAVVEAGMTVVERHTHSKTVGYVPVGMDATVAYGYMDFQFVNPYDFDVKIKAKVYNDNQVVIAIVRA
- a CDS encoding (2Fe-2S) ferredoxin domain-containing protein; translated protein: MATWDLTQTKHHVLLCNGGSCNRNGGEEVTVAIRNAIAEAGLDDRVHTTRTRCNGRCEDACVMIVYPEGIWYQNVTPEDASRLVEEHFLKGEPVASMISHRFDQQSFVREENTIPGILKSEKIKK
- a CDS encoding fumarylacetoacetate hydrolase family protein; this translates as MEQIRNIYCVGRNYKLHAEELGNDVPTKPMIFGKPTHSLIEAVGEEIELPGTRGELHYETELIIHIARPYEAGVTLDQMVDKIALGIDFTLRDVQSELKKKGHPWLLAKGFKNSAILTSFHPFPGLEACQQTDFTLLKNGEQAQRGNIRNVIFDLMTLIQYISEHFGLEKGDIIYTGTPEGVGPVSDGDVLSFMWGDDNWGEFTARLR
- a CDS encoding transglycosylase domain-containing protein, coding for MNHFSASAVRKAEPLIEIKSTDIAKKAKRTWKRQFLSFVILMLVAALSIPVLVGWAGNLWIDQKKLDHVEQLASGAYVKLDEMPDYVWQSFVSIEDHRFWKHHGVDFVAFARAIWTDVQAGSYVQGGSTITMQLARNLFLTQDKTVMRKAKEIAIAYQLEQRYSKKELLEIYLNVIYFGHGRNGIGSASQLYFGKEMNGTASTAITLGEAAILASLPKAPETYSPLNNWQKAKQRQAVVLGRMVELGVITQAQKQQAQTDTVATERTLTPAS
- a CDS encoding acyl-CoA synthetase, whose translation is MELNIPEIYNFAAQVDEWAVKYPSKRAVWELDEQGNEQILTYEELRRYSNRIANGLSSIGIEQGDKVLVLVPRGTTAYGLYLGLLKVGAVIMPGSEMLRYKDIEYRVNHAKAKAVIAFDGILEEVEPTRGQCETLKHYVTIGESKDGWISLTHLLQDQDEEFSCAQTRSEELAFLSYTSGTTGGPKGVMHVHGWPIAHMAVAAAQWLDVSEVDAVWATAGPGWAKWIWSPFVSTLGMGATAFVYKGRFGAETYLNILQKYPVSVLCATPTEYRLMAKITDLDQYRLQALRSACSAGEPLNREVIDTFRRVFDLTVRDGYGQTESTLLVGTFVGMEPKPGSMGRPSPVVRIAIVDEEGIELPTGKVGDIAIDRNMVALFKGYLDDPERTAKAYRGDWFVTGDQGRMDEDGYIWFEGRSDDIIISGGYTIGPFEVEDALVKHPAVAECAAVASPDPERGNVVKAFVILKKGNTPSDELIAELQEHVKTLTAPYKYPRKIEFVEELPKTTSGKIRRIELRQAEKEQLRS